A genomic window from Salmo salar chromosome ssa23, Ssal_v3.1, whole genome shotgun sequence includes:
- the LOC106584426 gene encoding histone-lysine N-methyltransferase, H3 lysine-79 specific isoform X4: MTLLLYDPHKCHGTRLKLENYFHSLKNPKLREEQEAARRRQEKNSKSNTTTPTKAKEHKDSCEEVERPGLLAVVKAPPKPRRAKLLNKGRKLSARKRGRPKKAAVAAAERKSKSSQSALDLLHAKTLSAAPPQDAYRSPQSPFYQLPPKVQHYASGQLLLGPSPPGLQQLLDNIKVQYLQFMAYMKTPQYRNNLQQVLEQEKLKHRGLSGQAEHLQTVCQTHKEKIKGLFHTKLDELGVKALTMEDLLEAQKEISAHNCQLKEQTKQLERDMAELRDHSLLLLKSRCEELKLDWSSLCLESLLKEKQALRRQISEKQRHCLELQISIVELEKSQRQQELLQLKSYSPCEGSLYHKGLPGLEALPRPPLDHHTPKLSLAAAGLSGLSPELSINGIASPCFHRGGGGTKGELLSRYLPISPDHEIVPPTPDARHRQLGHPLPDYTRYSPAKIALRRHLNQDCSMAHFRGLGFTGLRDMVAVTSPLGAKLSCLSPNSSDSPQNNTPRSAERGGQGDTITSLPISIPLSTVHPSKLPVSIPLASVVLPSRAERLRSTPSPVSQMGQTNGYSSSAGLMNGGSHSEDQDSAAPSPPPHGAPLTGPTQGHSPPLSTGGVLQYADGPPRILPEDWAERQGESDSEPQDSESRRRMFFSSSSSSSSSSSGGAATRLHLGSARQGKHHHGNHNTSNHHHSPGSQHTHSHGHGSQEGRKRGRRKRSSTGAQPASGSPKRRSFPGLSSTSQPSGSPLNINSMVNNINQPLEIAAISSPEQSGCSPCGPDMDQPPVLKRERPLEINGSGHYSSAPSSDDDSGYPADSSSSRIERKIATISLESRDGAGRPGNSERGRRSGGSSGNSTGSEVSSSSSSSNSKWKSTFSPISDTKQPPGELRQGGSPFGMGREPPGLGTDSDSDHKPQQRRGGEGGGGESSASQYIPPSPFISHEPGGRPGAGPQGGSISERQAMPKQKPRGEWELKASSSLGNSQNLFISAAASGGILSGKVGGSPVAVSSASGASVGQYLGAQFPLGGASVLQSLFGAQTPSTSVSGASRLVNGHSSLGSFSSAGLAGGAAGGIFHHVVPSVSSHQFGAVLPATGGLSSLLSLSSSQQHQHIVPHSCSSFLASVSSNLPLSQAQHSRTQTVLHTPLPPMRSLPPPPPLLNISYSSSVPFSSEPTPSSRSESFLSSRLVSSSLQHQRVQSSSISLSGSSAAASAPLPPSSRNFTVHHPPHLPPPTPASISGGGGIMWRTLGLPASYMSSSQHTGSRPR, encoded by the exons GAGGAGCAAGAAGCAGCTAGGCGTCGTCAAGAAAAGAATAGTAAAAgcaacaccaccacaccaaccaAGGCAAAGGAGCACAAG GATTCCTGTGAGGAGGTTGAGCGACCAGGCCTGTTGGCAGTCGTGAAGGCGCCACCCAAACCACGGCGCGCCAAACTCCTCAACAAGGGCCGCAAGCTGAGTGCTCGGAAGCGCGGGCGTCCCAAGAAGGCTGCTGTGGCCGCAGCTGAGCGAAAGAGCAAGAGCAGCCAGAGTGCCCTGGATCTGCTGCATGCCAAGACCCTCTCAGCAGCACCCCCTCAGG ATGCATACAGGTCACCTCAAAGTCCCTTCTACCAGCTACCTCCCAAAGTTCAGCACTATGCGTCTGGCCAACTTCTGCTGGGCCCCAGTCCTCCTGGCCTACAACAGCTTCTAG aCAACATTAAAGTCCAGTACCTCCAGTTCATGGCCTACATGAAGACACCTCAGTACCGCAACAACCTGCAGCAAGTCCTGGAGCAGGAAAAG CTCAAACACAGAGGGCTTTCTGGGCAGGCGGAGCATCTGCAGACTGTGTGTCAGACCCACAAAGAGAAAATCAAAGGGCTCTTCCACACCAAACTGGATGAG CTGGGAGTGAAGGCCCTCACCATGGAGGACCTATTGGAGGCCCAGAAGGAGATCTCGGCCCACAACTGTCAACTGAAGGAGCAGACCaagcagctggagagagacatggccgAGCTGAGGGATCACAGCCTGCTCCTG TTGAAGTCTCGGTGTGAGGAGCTGAAGCTGGACTGGAGCTCTCTGTGTCTTGAGAGCCTGCTGAAGGAGAAGCAGGCCCTGCGTAGACAGATCTCAGAGAAACAGCGCCACTGCCTCGAGCTGCAG ATCAGCATCGTGGAACTGGAGAAGAGTCAGAGGCAACAGGAGCTGCTCCAGCTCAAGTCCTACAGTCCCTGTGAGGGCTCCCTCTACCACAAGGGCCTCCCCGGCCTTGAGGCCCTCCCTCGTCCTCCCCTGGACCACCACACCCCCAAACTCAGCCTGGCTGCGGCCGGCCTCAGCGGTCTCAGTCCCGAGCTGTCCATCAACGGGATCGCCTCGCCCTGCTTCCACAGGGGTGGTGGGGGGACCAAGGGAGAGCTGCTCTCCCGCTACCTGCCCATCTCGCCCGACCACGAGATTGTACCCCCCACCCCAGATGCCCGGCACAGGCAGCTTGGTCACCCCCTCCCCGACTACACCCGCTACTCCCCAGCTAAGATCGCCCTGCGCAGACACCTGAACCAGGACTGTAGTATGGCACACTTCAGAGGCCTGGGCTTCACTGGTCTCAG GGATATGGTTGCCGTCACCTCTCCATTAGGAGCTAAACTGAGCTGCCTGTCTCCCAACTCATCAGACAGTCCGCAGAACAACACACCCAGGAGTGCTGAGAGG GGGGGCCAGGGTGACACCATCACCAGCCTGCCCATCAGTATCCCCCTCAGCACGGTGCACCCCAGCAAGCTCCCTGTTAGCATCCCCCTGGCCAGTGTGGTGCTGCCCAGCCGAGCTGAGAGACTG AGGAGCACACCGAGTCCTGTGTCCCAGATGGGCCAGACCAACG GGTACTCCTCTAGCGCAGGGCTGATGAACGGAGGCTCTCACTCTGAGGACCAGGACAGTGCtgcaccctcccctccccctcacgGTGCCCCTCTAACGGGACCAACACAAGGCCACAGCCCCCCTCTCAGCACCGGGGGGGTCCTCCAGTACGCTGACGGCCCCCCCAGAATCCTCCCTGAGGACTGGGCTGAGCGGCAGGGCGAGTCTGACTCTGAGCCCCAGGACAGCGAGTCCAGACGCCGCAtgttcttctcttcctcctcttcctcgtctTCATCCTCTTCAGGGGGCGCAGCGACTCGCCTACACCTCGGCTCGGCCAGGCAAGGCAAACATCACCACGGCAACCACAacaccagtaaccaccaccaCTCGCCGGGCTCCCAGCACACACACTCCCACGGCCATGGATCACAAGAGGGGCGCAAGCGTGGGAGGAGAAAGCGCAGCTCCACGGGGGCTCAACCTGCCAGCGGCTCCCCAAAGAGGAGGTCCTTTCCTGGGCTCAGCTCCACTAGCCAACCCTCAGGATCCCCACTCAACATCAACTCCATG GTGAACAACATTAACCAGCCTCTGGAGATCGCTGCCATTTCTTCCCCGGAGCAGTCTGGTTGTAGCCCCTGTGGGCCAGACATGGACCAGCCTCCCGTACTGAAGAGAGAACGCCCTCTGGAGATCAACGGCTCAGGACACTACTCCTCTGCGCCCAGCTCCGACGACGACTCTGGCTACCCTGCTGACAGCTCCAGCTCAAG AATTGAAAGGAAGATTGCCACTATTTCCTTGGAGAGCAGAGATGGAGCAGGCAGACCAGGGAACAGCGAGCGGG GAAGGAGATCGGGAGGCAGCAGCGGGAACAGCACCGGCAGTGAAgtctcctcttcatcctcatcTTCCAACAGCAAGTGGAAGTCTACCTTCTCCCCCATCTCAGACACCAAGCAGCCCCCAGGCGAGCTAAGGCAGGGGGGCTCCCCCTTCGGTATGGGGAGAGAGCCACCGGGCCTAGGCACCGACTCAGACTCTGATCACAAACCGCAGCAGAGGAGGGGGGGCGAAGGGGGTGGAGGCGAGTCCTCAGCATCTCAGTACATTCCCCCTAGCCCCTTCATCAGCCATGAGCCTGGTGGCCGGCCAGGGGCAGGCCCCCAGGGAGGAAGCATCTCTGAGAGGCAGGCTATGCCCAAACAGAAGCCCAGGGGAGAGTGGGAGCTGAAGGCATCCAGCAGCCTAGGAAACAGTCAAAACCTCTTCATCTCTGCGGCTGCCAGCGGGGGTATCCTGAGCGGGAAGGTGGGGGGAAGCCCAGTAGCTGTGTCCTCAGCCTCGGGGGCTTCTGTGGGACAGTACCTGGGGGCCCAGTTCCCCCTCGGGGGGGCCTCTGTCCTTCAATCCCTGTTTGGGGCCCAGACGCCCAGCACCTCGGTGAGCGGGGCCTCTCGCCTGGTCAACGGACACTCTTCCCTGGGGAGCTTCTCCAGCGCTGGGCTGGCAGGCGGAGCAGCTGGAG GTATTTTTCACCACGTGGTGCCCTCAGTGTCGTCCCATCAGTTTGGGGCTGTGCTGCCAGCCACAGGAGGCCTCAGCTCTCTGctcagtctctcctcctcccagcaGCATCAGCACATTGTCCCCCACTCATGTTCCTCCTTCCTGGCCTCTGTGTCCTCCAACCTGCCCCTCTCACAGGCCCAGCACAGCCGCACCCAGACAGTACTGCACACTCCTCTGCCCCCCATGCGCTCCCTTCCACCTCCCCCGCCTCTACTTAATATCTCCTACTCTTCCTCTGTCCCCTTTTCCTCTGAGCCCACTCCCTCGTCTCGCTCTgagtccttcctctcctcccgaCTGGTTTCCTCTTCCCTCCAGCATCAGAGGGTAcagtcctcctccatctctctctctggctcctctgctgctgcttctgcaccccttcctccttcctctcgtAACTTCACAGTACACCACCCCCCTCACCTCCCCCCTCCAACCCCGGCCAGTATATCAGGAGGTGGGGGCATCATGTGGAGGACTCTGGGCTTGCCTGCTTCCTACATGTCGTCCTCTCAGCACACCGGTTCCCGGCCTAGATAG